The genomic segment CCGAGTAACAGGGTGATGACTCTCCGCCTCCTCTCACCTGGCCCCTCCCCCGCTGGAGGCGGGCCAATATGAGCCCCTCCCCTTCCTGAAGCGCGCCCAGGATCTTGGCCGCCAGCTCGGCGGCCGTGGGCTGGGTGTTGTTGCCGTGGCGACCCAGGTCACGCAGTAGCGGGTGGTGGTCGTCGAGGCTGCAGAGGCTGGAGCAGAGCGTATCCGACGGCGACGGAGGCGAAGAGGGCGGGACGA from the Clupea harengus unplaced genomic scaffold, Ch_v2.0.2, whole genome shotgun sequence genome contains:
- the LOC122132787 gene encoding protein FAM131A-like produces the protein LSSYPPYLRDLIQTHLVPPSSPPSPSDTLCSSLCSLDDHHPLLRDLGRHGNNTQPTAAELAAKILGALQEGEGLILARLQRGRGQVRGGGESSPCYSVTFSEAYLSTGEDEEDAPPYKDCVGGVCGLRRKESDVASSGVASLEEGEEEEEEEERREG